The bacterium HR34 genome includes the window GCAACCACATAACCTGAAAAGAAAAATAAACTATGGCTTAAAATTAAAATAAGAATTATTATAATCTTTTCTTTATTTTTTCTGATTTTATTTATCATTTCTTTCACTTGATTTTTTGTTTTTTACATGATAATATAGGAATTATATCAAACTTATTAAACTTTAAAACTATGGCACAAACTAAATCTGCAGGTTCAACGAGCTTAGGAAGAGATTCAAGGCCCAAATATTTAGGTGTAAAACTTTCTGATGGCCAGAAAGTTAGAAAAGGGCAAATTATTATAAGACAGAGAGGCACTAAATATGTTCCTGGTAAAAATGTTAAGTTAGGAAAAGACTACACGATATACGCAACAAAAGATGGGGTGGTTAAATTTTATGAGAAAAACAAAACTCTATTTACAGGAAACAAAAGAAAAGTTAAAGTTGTTAGCGTAATTTAGCTTTTGCTACTTTTATAAACTCATTATACAAAGGATGGCCAATAATTGGCCTTGATTTAAATTCTGGATGGAATTGTACTCCTACAAAAAATGGATGATTCTTTAATTCTATTATTTCAACCAAATTTTTTTCAGGATTTATTCCTGAAAAAACCATTCCTTTAGAGGACAATACTTCTAAATAGTCGTTGTTAAATTCATATCTGTGCCTGTGTCTTTCATAAATTAGTTCTTTTTTGTAGGCACTAAAAGCAATTGTGCCTTTTTTTATTTTGCAAGCATACTCCCCTAATCTCATTGTTCCTCCATATTTCTTTTCTTTTAATAGAACTTTTTGATCTGGCATTATGTCAATTATTTTATTTTTTGCCTTTGGGTTAAATTCTCCAGATGTCGCATCTTTTATTTTGCATACATTTCTCGCAAATTCTATACAAGCCAACTGCATTCCAAGACATAAACCAAAATAAGGTATGTTATTTTTTCTGCAGTACTCAATCGCTCTTATTTTTCCTTCGACTCCCCTACTTCCAAATCCTCCTGGAACAACTACTCCGTGGTAATTTTTTAATTCTCTTACTTTTGACGGATTTTTTTCGTATTCCTCTGAATTTAACCAGTGAATTTCTGGTTGAACTTTATTGTACCAGCACGCATATTTTATTGATTCTATTACTGAAATATAAGCGTCGAGTAAGGTAAAATCGCCTGTTTTAAAATATTTACCGACAATTGCTATTTTTACTTTTGTAAGGTTTATGTCTTCAACAACTTTTAGGAAATCATACCAATCTTTATTGTTAACTTTTTTTATTGGTTTTTTATTAAAATGTTTTAATATCTTTTCTGCAAATTTATCTTTTTCAAAATACTTTACCAAAGAATAAATGTTCTTAACATCAGGTGCCGAAATAACATTTTCTTTTTTGATGTTACATGAAACAGACAGTTTACTTTTTCTTTTCTCATCAATTTCCCTCTTTGATCTACCGACAATGAAGTCTGGTTGTATTCCTGCCATATTTAAACTTCTAACAGCATATTGAGTTGGCTTTGTTTTCATTTCTCCTACTGAATCTGGTATCGGGAGATAACTAACCAAAACAAAACCTACATTTTTTGGGTTTTTTAATTTCATTATTCTTGCTGCTTCCAAAAAAATTAAGTTTTGATATTCGCCAACAGTTCCTCCTATTTCGACGATAAGAAAGTCTGCTTTATCTTTTTTTGCAGCGTCATTTATTCTTTGGATTATTTCATTTGTTATATCAGGAACAACTTCAACGCATTTTCCGTTGTACTTAAAACTTCTTTCTTTGTCTATAACAGATTTATAAATTAAACCTGTCGTTATATAATTTCTTGATGACAAATCTTTATTTAAAAACCTTTCATAATTTCCTATGTCTTGATCACATTCTATTCCATCTTTAGTAACAAAAACTTCTCCGTGCTCAAGTGGATTCATTGTGCCAGCGTCTACGTTAATGTATGGGTCTATCTTTACGCAGGATACATTAAAATTTCTATCTGCTAATAATTTAGCTATGTTGGATACAGTTACTCCTTTTCCAATACTTGACATTACGCCACCTACCACAAATAAAAAATTTGTTTTTGCCATAAACTTTCTTTATAGTATATCTTCTACAACTATTAATCTAATTTTAGCTTCTAGGTTATGCTTAAATTTTAATGTTATATCATATTCACCAACTTCTTTTATTGGTTTTTCAAGTTTTACCTTAAAATATTTAGTGTTATAACCCATTTCGCTTAATTTATTCATTATTTTTTTGGCATTTATGGATTCATAAAGTCTTCCATTTTTACCAACTTTTGCTGGCATTTCAACTTCTATGCAATCTATTTTTTCAACCATTTCTTGAATTTTTAACAATTCTTTTTCTGCTTTAATTTCTTTTTGCTTCTTAGTCTTTTCAAGTTCTTTTATTGTTTTCTCATCGGCTATTTTAACTAACCCTTTTGGTATCAAGTAATTTTGAGCATAACCAACAGATACCTCTTTTATATCACCTTTATTGCCTAAACCTTCTACTCTTTTTAGCAAGATAACTTTAACTTTCATATCTTTTAATTATTTATTAATCCTTTTAAAACTTCTATTGCTTTTTCTAATTGTGTATCTTTTTCTTCATCTTCTGAATATTTTACTTCAATGTCTGGTTTTATGCCGTTTTCCTCTATCACATTTCCTTTTGGAGTTAGCCACTTTGCAACAGTAAATTTTACTGCTGAACCATCAGGAAGATCTCTTAATTCCTGCACGGATCCTTTTCCAAAGCTTTTCTCGCCTACTATTTTTACATTTTCTCTGTTATCTTTTATTGCGCCTGCCATTATTTCAGAAGCCGAAGCAGAACCTTGATTTATTAATATAACTAAAGGATAATTTTTTAACAAAGATGGTCCCTTAGATTTATATAAAACATTATTTCTATTTCCGTCAAATTGTTCAATTACTATTGTATCTTGTTCATCTAAAAACCATCCTGTTACATCAACAGCAACCTGCAAAAATCCTCCTGGATTATTTCTTAAGTCTATTATTATCCCTTTTATGTTTGGATTAGATAAAATTTTATATGCTGTTTTGGCGAATTCTTGTGTAAGATTGGCAGAAAAACTATATATTTTTATATAAGCGATGTTATCTTCTTTAACTTCGTATTTTATTAGCGGAATATAAATTTTCTCCCTCGTTATTTTAAAATCTTTTGGTTTTTTAAATTCATCTCGCACAATTGTTAAGATAACAGTAGTGCCAGCTTTACCTCTTATCAATTTTACTGCCTCTTCTAATGTCATATCTTCTGTTGATTTGCCGTCTATTGCTGTTATTATATCACCTGGTTTTATGCCTGCTTTGAAAGCTGGCGTCCCTTCTAATGGCGCTATAACAGTTAGCGTATTTTTCCTAATACCTATTTCCATTCCCACCCCTTCAAATTCTCCTGATACATCTTCTCTAAATATTTTTGCTCTTTCAGGATCTAAAAACACAGTATAAGGATCTCCTAAAGATTTTACCATTCCGCTTATTGCTCCATATAAAACTTTTTGAGAGTCTATTTTATCCGCGTATATAAAATTTTGTTTGAGGATGCCATAAACTTGCCAAAATAAAGAAAAGTCTATTTTTTCATCAATATTTTTAGGTTTTGTATTTTTAAACTCATCTATTATTACTGGCGGCAAATTTTCTTTCCCTTTTTCAAAGCCAATATAAAAAGAGACGCTCGAGGCTACTCCAATTATTATAATAACCAAAATAAGTTTTAATAAAAACTTTTTCATTTCTTATTTTTTAGATTTTAAAATCTTAAAAACAATATATATTATAAACCATTTTTCAAAAACAGACAATTTTTTGTATAAGATGAGTAAGTTTTTATAGTTTACTATTCGAAGTTATGAAATAATAGATAAAAATTAATAGAATATTGCCTGCCCCATTGTTCA containing:
- the rpmA gene encoding 50S ribosomal protein L27; translation: MAQTKSAGSTSLGRDSRPKYLGVKLSDGQKVRKGQIIIRQRGTKYVPGKNVKLGKDYTIYATKDGVVKFYEKNKTLFTGNKRKVKVVSVI
- the pyrG gene encoding CTP synthase; the protein is MAKTNFLFVVGGVMSSIGKGVTVSNIAKLLADRNFNVSCVKIDPYINVDAGTMNPLEHGEVFVTKDGIECDQDIGNYERFLNKDLSSRNYITTGLIYKSVIDKERSFKYNGKCVEVVPDITNEIIQRINDAAKKDKADFLIVEIGGTVGEYQNLIFLEAARIMKLKNPKNVGFVLVSYLPIPDSVGEMKTKPTQYAVRSLNMAGIQPDFIVGRSKREIDEKRKSKLSVSCNIKKENVISAPDVKNIYSLVKYFEKDKFAEKILKHFNKKPIKKVNNKDWYDFLKVVEDINLTKVKIAIVGKYFKTGDFTLLDAYISVIESIKYACWYNKVQPEIHWLNSEEYEKNPSKVRELKNYHGVVVPGGFGSRGVEGKIRAIEYCRKNNIPYFGLCLGMQLACIEFARNVCKIKDATSGEFNPKAKNKIIDIMPDQKVLLKEKKYGGTMRLGEYACKIKKGTIAFSAYKKELIYERHRHRYEFNNDYLEVLSSKGMVFSGINPEKNLVEIIELKNHPFFVGVQFHPEFKSRPIIGHPLYNEFIKVAKAKLR
- the rplI gene encoding 50S ribosomal protein L9; translation: MKVKVILLKRVEGLGNKGDIKEVSVGYAQNYLIPKGLVKIADEKTIKELEKTKKQKEIKAEKELLKIQEMVEKIDCIEVEMPAKVGKNGRLYESINAKKIMNKLSEMGYNTKYFKVKLEKPIKEVGEYDITLKFKHNLEAKIRLIVVEDIL
- a CDS encoding putative CtpA-like serine protease produces the protein MKKFLLKLILVIIIIGVASSVSFYIGFEKGKENLPPVIIDEFKNTKPKNIDEKIDFSLFWQVYGILKQNFIYADKIDSQKVLYGAISGMVKSLGDPYTVFLDPERAKIFREDVSGEFEGVGMEIGIRKNTLTVIAPLEGTPAFKAGIKPGDIITAIDGKSTEDMTLEEAVKLIRGKAGTTVILTIVRDEFKKPKDFKITREKIYIPLIKYEVKEDNIAYIKIYSFSANLTQEFAKTAYKILSNPNIKGIIIDLRNNPGGFLQVAVDVTGWFLDEQDTIVIEQFDGNRNNVLYKSKGPSLLKNYPLVILINQGSASASEIMAGAIKDNRENVKIVGEKSFGKGSVQELRDLPDGSAVKFTVAKWLTPKGNVIEENGIKPDIEVKYSEDEEKDTQLEKAIEVLKGLINN